A single Mixta calida DNA region contains:
- the artJ gene encoding arginine ABC transporter substrate-binding protein: MKKLVLAALLAGISLSASAAETIRFATEASYPPFEFVDANNKIMGFDVDLANALCKEMNATCTFTNQAFDSLIPSLKFRRFDAVMAGMDITPEREKQVLFSKPYYENSALFIAQKGKVADVAALKGKRVGVQNGTTHQKYLTDKQSDITTVPYDSYQNAILDLKNGRIEAVFGDTAVVNEWLKQNPNLAAVGDKVTDKAYFGTGLGIAVRQGNSALQEKFNAALDKVKADGTYKTIYNKWFQQ; encoded by the coding sequence ATGAAAAAACTTGTTCTTGCTGCCCTGTTAGCCGGCATCAGCCTGAGCGCCTCCGCCGCGGAGACGATCCGTTTCGCCACCGAAGCCTCCTACCCTCCGTTTGAGTTTGTTGACGCCAACAATAAGATCATGGGCTTCGACGTCGATCTGGCCAACGCGCTGTGCAAAGAGATGAACGCGACCTGCACCTTCACCAATCAGGCGTTCGACAGCCTGATCCCCAGCCTGAAGTTCCGCCGCTTCGATGCGGTGATGGCGGGTATGGATATCACGCCGGAGCGTGAAAAACAGGTGCTGTTCAGCAAGCCTTATTATGAAAACTCCGCGCTGTTTATCGCGCAAAAAGGAAAAGTGGCGGATGTCGCCGCGCTGAAAGGCAAACGCGTCGGGGTGCAAAACGGCACCACGCATCAGAAATACCTGACCGACAAGCAGAGCGACATCACTACCGTGCCTTACGACAGCTATCAGAACGCGATTCTCGATCTGAAAAACGGCCGCATCGAAGCGGTGTTCGGCGATACGGCGGTCGTCAACGAGTGGCTGAAGCAGAATCCGAACCTGGCGGCGGTCGGCGACAAGGTGACCGACAAAGCCTACTTCGGCACCGGTCTCGGCATTGCGGTGCGTCAGGGCAACAGCGCGTTGCAGGAAAAATTTAACGCCGCGCTGGATAAAGTGAAAGCTGACGGCACTTACAAAACCATCTATAACAAATGGTTTCAGCAGTAA
- the artP gene encoding arginine ABC transporter ATP-binding protein ArtP yields MSIQLNGINCFYGAQQALFDIQLTCPEGETLVLLGPSGAGKSSLLRVLNLLEMPRSGTLSIAGHHFDFSKKPGDSAIRELRQNVGMVFQQYNLWPHLTVKQNLIEAPCRVLGLEKDRAHARADKLLERLRLAPHADRFPLQLSGGQQQRVAIARALMMEPAVLLFDEPTAALDPEITAQIVSIIRELAQTNITQVIVTHEVEVARKTASRVVYMENGYIVEQGDASRFTQPQTDAFANYLSH; encoded by the coding sequence ATGAGTATTCAACTAAACGGTATTAATTGCTTTTACGGCGCCCAGCAGGCGCTGTTCGATATTCAGCTAACGTGCCCGGAAGGCGAAACGCTGGTGCTGCTGGGCCCCAGCGGCGCCGGGAAAAGTTCGCTCCTGCGCGTGCTGAACCTGCTGGAGATGCCGCGCTCCGGCACCTTAAGCATCGCCGGCCACCATTTCGACTTCAGTAAAAAGCCGGGCGACAGCGCGATCCGTGAGCTGCGGCAGAATGTCGGCATGGTCTTTCAGCAATATAATCTCTGGCCGCATCTGACGGTGAAGCAGAACCTGATCGAAGCGCCCTGCCGCGTGCTGGGGCTGGAGAAAGATCGCGCCCACGCGCGCGCCGATAAACTGCTGGAACGCCTGCGCCTGGCGCCTCACGCCGATCGTTTTCCGTTACAGCTTTCCGGCGGCCAGCAGCAGCGCGTCGCTATCGCGCGCGCGCTGATGATGGAGCCGGCGGTGCTGCTGTTCGATGAGCCTACCGCGGCGCTTGACCCGGAAATCACCGCGCAGATTGTCAGCATTATTCGCGAGCTGGCGCAAACCAATATCACTCAGGTTATCGTCACCCATGAAGTCGAAGTGGCCCGCAAAACGGCAAGCCGCGTCGTCTATATGGAAAATGGCTATATCGTTGAACAGGGTGACGCCAGCCGTTTTACACAGCCGCAAACCGATGCGTTTGCTAACTATCTCTCGCACTGA
- a CDS encoding lipoprotein yields MKNKAFAALLPAALLLSACTTVEPAYKDIGTRAAPCVEGGPDTVAQKFYDLRIAQPTQGLPDSQLLARYRPYLSEKLYQTLLRASAKSDRPAEWRQGDLFSSLAQGPTKAEVADASTIPNTDARNIPLRVSLTREGEKSVSWQDEVLMVREGTCWTLDDVRYVADWQRPGGGTLTQLLEK; encoded by the coding sequence ATGAAAAACAAAGCGTTTGCCGCGCTACTGCCGGCCGCCCTGCTGCTGAGCGCCTGTACTACCGTGGAGCCGGCCTATAAGGATATCGGCACGCGTGCGGCTCCTTGCGTAGAGGGTGGGCCGGATACCGTGGCGCAAAAATTTTACGATCTGCGCATCGCGCAGCCGACGCAGGGTCTGCCGGACAGCCAACTGCTGGCGCGCTACCGCCCTTACCTGAGCGAAAAACTTTACCAGACCCTGCTGCGCGCCAGCGCGAAAAGCGATCGACCGGCGGAATGGCGTCAGGGCGATCTCTTCTCCAGCCTGGCGCAGGGCCCCACCAAAGCGGAAGTCGCCGACGCGTCGACGATTCCCAATACCGACGCGCGCAATATCCCCCTGCGCGTCAGCCTGACGCGTGAGGGCGAGAAAAGCGTCAGCTGGCAGGATGAAGTGCTGATGGTGCGCGAAGGCACCTGCTGGACGCTGGACGACGTGCGCTACGTCGCCGACTGGCAGCGTCCCGGCGGCGGCACCCTGACCCAGCTGCTGGAAAAATAA
- a CDS encoding heavy metal-binding domain-containing protein, translating to MKLTTTPGLEGETITEYCGVVTGEAILGANIFRDFFAGIRDIVGGRSGAYEKELRKARQLAFEEMEEQAKALGANAVVGIDIDYETVGKDSSMLMVSVSGTAVKTQ from the coding sequence ATGAAATTAACCACTACCCCCGGACTCGAAGGCGAAACGATCACGGAATATTGCGGCGTGGTCACCGGCGAGGCGATTCTCGGCGCTAACATCTTCCGCGATTTTTTTGCCGGCATCCGCGATATCGTTGGCGGCCGCTCCGGCGCCTATGAAAAAGAGCTGCGCAAGGCGCGTCAGCTGGCGTTTGAAGAGATGGAAGAGCAGGCGAAAGCGCTGGGCGCCAATGCGGTGGTCGGCATCGACATCGATTATGAAACCGTCGGTAAAGACAGCAGCATGTTGATGGTCAGCGTGAGCGGCACGGCGGTAAAAACGCAGTGA
- a CDS encoding N-acetylmuramoyl-L-alanine amidase yields the protein MIARGWLLLLALLLCGCGTSGLEQRQGYSVDTRHAALGARPRVKSIVIHYTAEAFSTSLATLTDKEVSVHYLIPARPPQYRGTPLIWQLVPEKQLAWHAGVSYWRGATRLNDTSIGIELVNPGYRNTPQGRQFYPYPSGQIAALLPLLEDLIHRYDVKPQNIVGHSDIAPQRKQDPGPLFPWAQLAAQGIGAWPDGARVAELLRGRDPDAPVDQIALLGLLKRYGYEVDAASTPEQRQKVIAAFQMHFRPADYRGLADAETLAIAQALVEKYGR from the coding sequence GTGATCGCACGCGGTTGGCTGCTGCTGTTGGCGCTGCTGCTATGTGGATGCGGCACATCGGGCCTGGAACAGCGCCAGGGTTACAGCGTAGATACGCGGCACGCCGCGTTGGGCGCAAGGCCGCGCGTAAAGAGCATCGTTATTCACTATACCGCCGAGGCGTTTTCCACCTCGCTGGCGACGCTGACGGATAAAGAGGTCAGCGTTCACTATCTGATCCCGGCTCGTCCGCCACAGTATCGCGGCACGCCGCTGATCTGGCAACTGGTGCCGGAAAAGCAGCTCGCCTGGCACGCTGGCGTCAGCTACTGGCGCGGCGCCACGCGGCTGAATGATACCTCTATCGGCATCGAGCTGGTTAACCCCGGCTACCGTAATACGCCGCAGGGACGGCAATTTTATCCTTACCCGTCGGGCCAGATCGCCGCGCTGCTGCCGCTGCTGGAAGATTTAATCCATCGCTATGATGTAAAGCCGCAAAATATCGTCGGCCACAGCGATATCGCGCCGCAGCGCAAGCAAGATCCCGGACCGCTGTTTCCCTGGGCGCAGCTGGCGGCGCAGGGCATCGGCGCCTGGCCGGACGGCGCACGGGTCGCCGAGCTGTTGCGCGGACGCGATCCTGATGCGCCGGTCGATCAGATTGCGCTGCTTGGTCTGCTGAAACGCTATGGCTATGAGGTCGACGCGGCGTCGACGCCGGAACAGCGGCAAAAGGTGATTGCCGCCTTTCAGATGCATTTTCGGCCCGCCGATTATCGTGGGCTGGCCGATGCGGAAACGCTGGCGATCGCCCAGGCGCTGGTGGAGAAGTATGGACGCTGA
- the ltaE gene encoding low-specificity L-threonine aldolase, whose product MIDLRSDTVTRPSPAMLSAMVSARTGDDVYGDDPTVNALEAEAARLSGKAAALFLPTGTQANLVALLSHCERGEEYIVGQQAHNYKYEAGGAAVLGSIQPQPIEAAEDGTLPLEKVAAFIKPDDIHFARTRLLSLENTFGGKVLPVDYLAEAYRFTRERQLALHIDGARIFNAAVALELPLEALSRYCDTLTICLSKGLGAPVGSLLCGDDAYIQRARRWRKMTGGGMRQAGILAAAGLYALENNVMRLKEDHDNARWLAEQLSALGLSVSQHTNMVFAQLPPEQAAPLKAWMQARNILISAAPVTRLVTHMDVDRAALQRVVSQWKDFLAAQ is encoded by the coding sequence TTGATAGATTTACGCAGTGATACGGTCACCCGTCCGTCGCCGGCCATGCTGTCGGCAATGGTTTCCGCCCGCACCGGCGATGATGTCTATGGCGACGATCCCACCGTCAACGCGCTGGAAGCGGAGGCGGCCCGTCTGAGCGGCAAAGCGGCCGCGCTGTTTCTGCCTACCGGCACCCAGGCGAACCTTGTCGCCCTGCTCTCGCACTGCGAGCGCGGCGAGGAATATATCGTCGGCCAGCAGGCGCATAACTATAAATATGAAGCGGGCGGCGCGGCGGTGCTGGGCAGCATTCAGCCGCAGCCGATCGAAGCGGCGGAAGACGGCACGCTGCCGCTGGAAAAGGTGGCCGCCTTTATCAAGCCTGACGATATACATTTTGCGCGCACGCGTCTGCTGAGCCTGGAAAACACATTCGGCGGCAAGGTATTGCCGGTCGACTATCTGGCTGAGGCGTATCGCTTCACGCGCGAGCGTCAGCTGGCGCTGCATATCGACGGCGCGCGCATCTTCAACGCCGCCGTGGCGCTGGAACTGCCGCTGGAAGCGCTCTCCCGCTACTGCGATACGCTGACCATCTGCCTGTCGAAAGGGCTGGGCGCGCCGGTCGGCTCGCTGCTGTGCGGCGACGACGCGTACATTCAGCGCGCGCGCCGCTGGCGTAAAATGACCGGCGGCGGCATGCGTCAGGCGGGCATTCTGGCGGCGGCGGGGCTTTACGCGCTGGAGAACAACGTGATGCGTCTGAAAGAGGATCACGACAACGCCCGATGGCTGGCGGAGCAGCTCAGCGCGCTGGGCCTGTCGGTCAGCCAGCACACCAATATGGTGTTCGCGCAGCTGCCGCCGGAGCAGGCGGCCCCGCTGAAAGCCTGGATGCAGGCGCGTAATATTCTGATCTCGGCGGCGCCGGTAACGCGTCTGGTCACCCATATGGATGTCGACCGCGCAGCGCTGCAACGGGTAGTCAGTCAGTGGAAGGACTTTCTCGCGGCACAGTAA
- the poxB gene encoding ubiquinone-dependent pyruvate dehydrogenase, whose translation MKHTVAALIAQTLESAGVKRIWGVTGDSLNGLSDSLNRMGTIDWMPTRHEEVAAFAAGAEAQISGQLAVCAGSCGPGNLHLINGLFDCYRNHVPVLAIAAHIPSSEIGSGYFQETHPQELFRECSHYCELVSNPEQLPQVLGIAMRKAILNRGVSVVVLPGDVALKPAPEEASSAWYPPQQPVMQPPESELDKLAALLNEAENITLMCGSGCAGAHQQVVELAAALKAPVVHALRGKEHIEYDNPYSVGMTGLIGFSSGYHAMMNADTLLLLGTQFPYRAFYPTKAKIIQLDINPGSIGAHCHVDMALVGDVKATLNALLPRLRTKTDRAFLDNALAHYADARKGLDELAKPNDKQPIHPQYLAQRLSDFASEDAIFTCDVGTPTVWAARYLKMNGKRRLLGSFNHGSMANAMPQALGAQALDTRRQVVAMCGDGGFSMLMGDFISVAQLKLPVKLVVFNNSVLGFVAMEMKAGGYLTDGTDLQNPDFAAIAAACGVKGIRVEKASDLDGAIQEAFAHDGPVLLDVITAKEELAMPPQIKMEQAKGFSLYMLRAIINGRGDEVVELAKTNWLR comes from the coding sequence ATGAAGCACACCGTTGCCGCGCTGATTGCGCAAACGCTGGAAAGCGCGGGCGTCAAGCGTATCTGGGGAGTCACCGGAGATTCTCTTAACGGGCTGAGCGACAGCCTCAATCGTATGGGCACCATCGACTGGATGCCGACGCGTCATGAAGAGGTTGCCGCTTTCGCCGCTGGCGCCGAGGCGCAAATCAGCGGTCAACTGGCGGTTTGCGCCGGATCGTGCGGTCCGGGCAACCTCCATCTCATCAACGGGCTGTTCGACTGCTACCGCAATCATGTGCCGGTGTTGGCGATCGCCGCCCATATTCCCTCCAGTGAAATCGGCAGCGGCTACTTCCAGGAAACGCATCCTCAGGAGCTGTTCCGCGAATGCAGCCACTATTGCGAGCTGGTTTCCAACCCTGAACAGCTGCCGCAGGTGCTGGGCATTGCCATGCGTAAGGCGATCCTGAATCGCGGCGTCTCTGTCGTCGTGCTGCCGGGCGACGTCGCGCTGAAGCCTGCCCCGGAAGAAGCCTCCTCCGCCTGGTATCCGCCGCAGCAGCCGGTTATGCAGCCGCCGGAAAGCGAGCTGGATAAGCTGGCGGCGCTGCTGAACGAAGCGGAAAACATAACGTTGATGTGCGGCAGCGGCTGCGCGGGCGCGCATCAGCAGGTGGTCGAGCTGGCCGCCGCGCTGAAGGCGCCGGTGGTACATGCGCTGCGCGGCAAAGAGCATATCGAATATGACAATCCTTACAGCGTAGGAATGACCGGCCTGATCGGTTTCTCCTCTGGTTACCACGCGATGATGAACGCCGATACGCTGCTGCTGCTCGGCACCCAGTTCCCCTATCGCGCCTTTTACCCCACCAAAGCGAAAATTATTCAGCTGGATATCAACCCCGGCAGCATCGGCGCGCACTGTCATGTCGATATGGCGCTGGTGGGCGATGTCAAAGCGACGCTGAACGCGCTGCTGCCGCGCCTGCGAACCAAAACCGACCGCGCCTTTCTTGATAACGCGCTGGCGCACTACGCCGATGCGCGTAAAGGGCTGGACGAGCTGGCGAAGCCCAACGATAAGCAGCCGATCCATCCGCAGTACCTGGCGCAGCGGCTGAGCGACTTCGCCAGCGAAGACGCCATCTTCACCTGCGACGTCGGCACGCCGACGGTCTGGGCGGCGCGCTATCTGAAGATGAACGGCAAGCGTCGTTTGCTGGGATCGTTTAACCACGGTTCGATGGCCAACGCAATGCCGCAGGCGCTGGGCGCGCAGGCATTGGATACACGGCGCCAGGTGGTGGCGATGTGCGGCGACGGCGGCTTCAGCATGCTGATGGGCGATTTTATCTCGGTGGCGCAGCTGAAACTGCCGGTGAAGCTGGTGGTGTTCAACAACAGCGTGCTGGGCTTCGTGGCCATGGAGATGAAAGCGGGCGGCTACCTGACCGACGGCACCGATCTGCAAAATCCTGACTTTGCTGCTATCGCTGCCGCCTGCGGGGTAAAGGGCATTCGGGTGGAGAAAGCGTCCGATCTCGACGGCGCGATTCAGGAGGCGTTCGCCCATGACGGTCCGGTGCTGCTGGACGTCATTACCGCAAAAGAGGAGCTGGCGATGCCGCCGCAGATCAAAATGGAGCAGGCGAAAGGCTTCAGCCTCTATATGTTGCGCGCCATCATTAACGGCCGCGGCGACGAAGTCGTTGAGCTGGCAAAAACCAACTGGCTGCGGTAA
- the hcr gene encoding NADH oxidoreductase: MNSTTLCPWRMQVHHIIQETPDVWTLALIDHDFYRWQAGQFALVRIGNSDEVRAYTLSSTPGQSRFITLTIRHIEQGKGSSWLTQQVKPGDFVWLSDPQGNFSCEQHPASHYLLLAAGCGITPVMSMARWLHRNRPETDVQLIYSVRSPRDVIFAAELQQLSSWLKLTIIAEQQPEAQMLSGRLTPDILAQRVPDMARRTVMMCGPQPYMDLAEKAVRELGASRVLREQFTAGVSDEVADSGVRYHLSSASQPLKGGAFPAGWSLLAAMEQHKLPVEAVCRAGVCGCCKTRVTSGDYQTSSTVGLTEEEIAAGYVLACSCQPAGDIELA; this comes from the coding sequence ATGAACAGCACGACGCTTTGCCCCTGGCGCATGCAGGTGCATCACATTATTCAGGAAACGCCGGACGTCTGGACGCTGGCGCTGATTGACCACGATTTTTATCGCTGGCAGGCGGGCCAGTTCGCGTTGGTGCGCATCGGCAACAGTGATGAAGTGCGCGCTTATACGCTTTCTTCCACGCCGGGTCAGAGCCGCTTTATCACCCTGACCATTCGTCATATTGAACAGGGGAAAGGCTCCAGCTGGCTGACGCAGCAGGTTAAGCCGGGCGATTTCGTCTGGCTCTCCGATCCGCAGGGCAACTTCAGCTGCGAGCAGCATCCCGCGTCGCACTACCTGCTGCTGGCCGCCGGCTGCGGCATTACGCCGGTAATGTCGATGGCGCGCTGGCTGCATCGCAATCGCCCGGAAACCGACGTGCAGCTGATCTACAGCGTACGCTCGCCGCGCGACGTGATCTTCGCCGCTGAGCTGCAACAGCTGAGCAGCTGGCTGAAGCTGACGATTATCGCCGAGCAGCAGCCGGAAGCGCAGATGCTCTCTGGCCGCCTGACGCCTGATATTCTGGCGCAGCGGGTGCCCGATATGGCGCGCCGCACGGTGATGATGTGCGGCCCGCAGCCTTATATGGATCTGGCGGAAAAAGCGGTGCGCGAACTGGGCGCCAGTCGGGTGCTGCGCGAGCAGTTTACCGCTGGCGTCTCCGACGAGGTGGCCGACAGCGGCGTGCGCTATCACCTGAGCAGCGCTTCGCAGCCGCTGAAAGGCGGCGCATTCCCGGCGGGCTGGTCGCTGCTGGCGGCGATGGAGCAGCATAAGCTGCCGGTGGAAGCGGTTTGCCGCGCCGGCGTTTGCGGCTGTTGTAAAACGCGCGTCACAAGCGGCGATTACCAGACCAGCAGCACAGTCGGCCTGACGGAGGAAGAGATCGCGGCGGGCTACGTGCTGGCCTGCAGCTGCCAGCCGGCGGGCGATATCGAGTTGGCCTGA
- the hcp gene encoding hydroxylamine reductase yields MFCIQCEQTIRTPAGNGCAWAQGMCGKTAQTSDLQDLLIAVLQSLSAWALHARTQGVIDHEIDSFAPRGFFSTLTNVNFDSDRIIDYAFQAQSYRDSLKARCALLGLTQPEHPLADITLTSNDAEILQQQAQAFALNAGDDHEDIVGLRLLCLYGLKGAAAYMEHAHVHGRYDNDIYKQYHQIMAWLGTRPNNIEELLAEAMHIGKMNFAIMEMLDEAQTTTYGDPQPVQVNVRPVAGKAILISGHDLKDLQLLLEQTAGTGINVYTHGEMLPAHSYPDLNKYPHLVGNYGSGWQNQQTEFARFPGPIVMTSNCIIDPTVGDYQQRIWTRSIVGWPGVNHLDGDDFSPVIEQAQNMAGFPWDEIPHQITVGFGRRVLLDSCDAIIDLAVQKKLRHVFLVGGCDGSRDKRSYYTDLAMAVPKDCLILTLACGKYRFNKLDFGTLEGLPRLLDVGQCNDSYSAIVLAVKLAEKLNCGVNDLPLSLILSWFEQKAIVVLLTLLALGVKNIRTGPTAPAFLTDNLIAILEKEFGLIPVTTAENDLAAILGTEE; encoded by the coding sequence ATGTTCTGTATTCAATGTGAGCAAACAATAAGAACTCCTGCTGGCAACGGCTGCGCCTGGGCGCAGGGCATGTGCGGCAAAACCGCGCAAACTTCCGACCTGCAGGATCTGCTGATCGCTGTGCTGCAAAGCCTTTCCGCCTGGGCGTTGCATGCGCGCACGCAGGGGGTGATCGATCATGAAATCGACAGCTTTGCGCCACGCGGTTTCTTCTCCACGCTGACCAACGTCAACTTCGACTCTGATCGCATCATCGATTACGCCTTTCAGGCGCAGAGCTATCGCGACAGCCTGAAAGCGCGCTGCGCGCTGCTCGGTCTGACGCAGCCGGAGCATCCGCTGGCGGATATCACGCTGACCAGCAACGATGCGGAAATCCTGCAACAGCAGGCGCAGGCGTTCGCGCTCAACGCTGGCGACGATCATGAAGATATCGTCGGTCTGCGCCTGCTCTGCCTGTACGGCCTGAAAGGCGCCGCCGCCTATATGGAGCACGCCCACGTTCACGGCCGCTACGATAACGACATTTATAAGCAGTATCATCAGATTATGGCGTGGCTCGGCACCCGCCCGAACAATATTGAAGAGCTGCTGGCCGAAGCGATGCACATCGGTAAAATGAACTTCGCCATTATGGAGATGCTGGACGAAGCGCAGACCACCACCTACGGCGATCCGCAGCCGGTTCAGGTCAACGTGCGTCCGGTCGCTGGCAAAGCGATCCTGATCTCCGGCCACGATCTGAAAGATCTGCAGCTGCTGCTGGAGCAAACCGCCGGCACCGGCATCAACGTTTATACGCATGGCGAAATGCTGCCGGCCCACAGCTATCCTGACCTGAATAAATACCCGCATCTGGTCGGCAACTACGGCAGCGGCTGGCAGAACCAGCAGACCGAGTTCGCCCGCTTCCCTGGCCCGATCGTGATGACCTCCAACTGCATTATCGATCCCACCGTCGGCGACTATCAGCAGCGCATCTGGACGCGCAGCATCGTCGGCTGGCCGGGCGTCAACCATCTTGACGGCGACGATTTCTCGCCGGTGATTGAACAGGCGCAGAACATGGCAGGCTTCCCGTGGGATGAAATTCCGCATCAGATTACCGTCGGCTTTGGCCGCCGCGTGCTGCTCGATTCCTGCGACGCCATTATCGACCTGGCGGTACAGAAAAAACTGCGCCACGTCTTCCTGGTCGGCGGCTGTGACGGTAGCCGCGACAAACGCAGCTACTATACCGATCTGGCGATGGCGGTGCCGAAAGATTGCCTGATCCTGACGCTCGCCTGCGGCAAATACCGCTTCAACAAGCTCGATTTCGGCACGCTGGAAGGGCTGCCGCGTCTGCTTGACGTCGGCCAGTGCAACGACAGCTACTCCGCCATCGTGCTGGCAGTGAAGCTGGCGGAAAAACTGAACTGCGGCGTTAACGATCTGCCGCTGTCGCTGATCCTTTCCTGGTTTGAACAAAAAGCGATCGTGGTACTGCTGACCCTGCTGGCGCTCGGTGTGAAGAATATCCGTACCGGCCCGACCGCGCCGGCGTTCCTCACTGATAACCTGATCGCCATTCTGGAAAAAGAGTTCGGCCTGATCCCGGTCACCACTGCGGAAAACGATCTCGCCGCCATTCTGGGCACGGAGGAGTAA
- a CDS encoding LysO family transporter — MYSGLLIILLPLVIGYLLPLKSPGLQRLLNRLLSWMVYIILFFMGISLAFLDNLAANLLAIVHIASVSVIAILACNLIALRLLEKRRPWRHQHHQEALPSRLHMALESLKLLGVVVLGFLLGLTDWTFLHHATEASEYALLLLLFLVGLQLRGSGMTLRQIVLNRRGMIVAAVVCLSAFVGGMLAALMLGLPLTTGLALASGYGWYSLSGILMTESFGPVIGSAAFFNDLLRELLAIMLIPALIRQHRSSALGLCGATSMDFTLPVLQRAGGIEIVPAAIVHGFALSLAAPVLIALFSS; from the coding sequence ATGTACTCAGGATTACTCATCATTCTTCTGCCTTTGGTTATTGGTTACTTACTGCCGCTGAAATCGCCTGGTCTGCAACGTCTGCTTAATCGTCTGCTGAGCTGGATGGTTTATATTATTCTCTTCTTTATGGGTATTAGCCTGGCGTTTCTTGACAACCTGGCGGCCAATTTGCTGGCGATTGTGCATATCGCCAGCGTTAGCGTCATTGCGATTCTGGCCTGCAACCTTATCGCGCTGCGCCTGCTGGAAAAGCGGCGTCCCTGGCGCCATCAGCATCACCAGGAAGCATTGCCTTCGCGGCTGCATATGGCGCTGGAGTCTCTGAAGCTGCTCGGTGTGGTGGTGCTGGGCTTTCTGCTCGGCTTAACCGACTGGACGTTTTTGCATCATGCGACCGAGGCGAGCGAATACGCCCTGTTACTGCTTCTGTTCCTGGTGGGTCTGCAACTGCGCGGCAGCGGCATGACGCTGCGCCAGATCGTGCTGAACCGACGCGGCATGATCGTGGCGGCGGTGGTCTGTCTCAGCGCCTTTGTCGGCGGCATGCTGGCGGCGCTGATGCTGGGCCTGCCGTTAACCACCGGCCTGGCGCTGGCTAGCGGCTACGGCTGGTATTCCCTTTCCGGCATCCTGATGACCGAAAGCTTTGGTCCGGTTATCGGCAGCGCCGCCTTTTTTAACGATCTGCTGCGCGAACTGTTGGCGATCATGCTGATTCCAGCACTAATTCGTCAGCACCGCTCCAGCGCGCTGGGCCTGTGCGGCGCCACGTCGATGGATTTTACCTTGCCCGTCCTGCAACGCGCCGGCGGCATTGAAATCGTGCCAGCCGCCATTGTGCATGGCTTTGCCCTCAGCCTGGCGGCGCCGGTGCTGATCGCCCTTTTCTCATCCTGA
- the ytfE gene encoding iron-sulfur cluster repair protein YtfE, giving the protein MSLRTTSLGEIAITIPGSTAVFHKYDLDFCCGGKRTLGEMAERRGLDIDQIEQELQQLTQQENGDEKWRDAPPGALIEHIIARYHNQHRQQLPDLIAMAEKVERVHGAKPACPRGLGKVIDEVYQHLTSHMMKEERVLFPMIAQGFGSHAGDPIAVMEMEHNEAGEQLETIKALTNNLTPPEGACTTWRALYTGIDRFIQDLMQHIHLENNLLFPRALRGE; this is encoded by the coding sequence ATGTCATTACGCACTACGTCTCTGGGCGAGATCGCCATTACCATTCCCGGTTCTACCGCTGTGTTCCATAAATACGATCTCGATTTCTGCTGTGGCGGCAAGCGTACGCTGGGAGAGATGGCGGAGCGGCGTGGCCTTGATATCGACCAGATTGAGCAGGAGTTACAGCAGCTGACGCAGCAGGAAAACGGCGATGAAAAATGGCGTGACGCGCCGCCTGGCGCGCTGATTGAGCATATTATCGCGCGTTATCATAATCAGCATCGCCAGCAGCTGCCTGACCTGATCGCGATGGCGGAAAAAGTGGAGCGCGTTCATGGCGCAAAGCCCGCCTGTCCGCGCGGCCTGGGGAAAGTGATCGATGAAGTTTACCAGCACCTGACCAGCCATATGATGAAAGAGGAGCGCGTGCTGTTTCCAATGATTGCGCAGGGTTTCGGCTCGCACGCGGGCGATCCGATCGCCGTAATGGAGATGGAACATAATGAGGCGGGCGAGCAGTTAGAAACGATCAAAGCGCTGACCAATAATCTGACGCCGCCGGAAGGCGCCTGTACCACCTGGCGCGCGCTTTACACCGGCATCGATCGTTTTATCCAGGATTTGATGCAGCATATCCACCTGGAAAATAATCTGCTGTTCCCACGCGCGCTGCGCGGCGAATAA
- the cspD gene encoding cold shock-like protein CspD: protein MEKGTVKWFNNAKGFGFICPIGGGDDIFAHYSSIQMEGYRTLKAGQPVQFAVHEGPKGNHASLIVPLEAAEGIRA from the coding sequence ATGGAGAAGGGTACAGTTAAATGGTTCAACAACGCCAAAGGATTCGGCTTTATCTGCCCGATCGGCGGCGGCGATGATATCTTTGCCCATTATTCCTCAATCCAGATGGAGGGATACAGGACGCTCAAAGCCGGGCAACCCGTTCAGTTTGCTGTACATGAAGGGCCGAAAGGCAATCACGCCAGCCTTATTGTTCCACTGGAAGCGGCCGAAGGCATTCGGGCCTGA